From a single Cydia strobilella chromosome 17, ilCydStro3.1, whole genome shotgun sequence genomic region:
- the LOC134749098 gene encoding uncharacterized protein LOC134749098, with protein sequence MCYTVTLAPAISIVKHIQTGNSPPPHPAPERESPATTAPPPHPAPERESPATTAPPPHPAPERESPATTAPPPHPAPERESPATTAPPPHPAPERESPATTARHHAHHAHRHTQ encoded by the exons ATGTGTTATACCGTAACACTTGCTCCAGCTATTTCGATTGTGAAACATATTCAGACTGGAAACT CGCCGCCCCCGCACCCCGCGCCGGAGCGGGAGTCACCGGCGACAACAGCGCCGCCCCCGCACCCCGCGCCGGAGCGGGAGTCACCGGCGACAACAGCGCCGCCCCCGCACCCCGCGCCGGAGCGGGAGTCACCGGCGACAACAGCGCCGCCCCCGCACCCCGCGCCGGAGCGGGAGTCACCGGCGACAACAGCGCCGCCCCCGCACCCCGCGCCGGAGCGGGAGTCACCGGCGACAACAGCGCGGCACCATGCCCACCATGCCCACAGACACACTCAATAA